The genomic window CCTGCTGCAGCCGCCACAGGACGAAGCCGGGCAGGTCGAACTGGCGTTTGTCGTCGGTCTCTCCGGGGTGGAAGAAGCGGTCGCTGCCAGGATCATGGTGGGTGAAACGATCTTCGAAATCGACGCCGACCTCATAGCTGGCGGGCGCGATGCACGGGCCGACGACGGCGACCACTCGCCTAGGCTCGGCGCCCAGGGCCTGCATGGCGGAAACGGCGGAGTGGATGACGCCGCCCATCGCGCCCTTCCAGCCGGCATGGACGGCGGCGACGATGCGGGTGTCGGGATCGGCCATCAGGATCGGCGCACAGTCGGCGGTCAGGACTGAACACAGCAGGCCGGGCTCGGCCGAGACGACGGCGTCGCCTTCCGGCCGGTCGCCATGCCAGGGACCTTCGGCCACACGCGCCACGGCGGAATGGATCTGGTAGCAGCCGTTCAGGTGGCCAGGGTCGGCGTTGAAATGGCCCGCGACACGTCGGCGGTTTTCGGCGACGGCGGCCGGTTCGTCCTTGGAGCCGACGCCAGCGTTCAACCCTTCATAGATGCCGGTCGAGACGCCGCCCGCACGGGTGAAGAAGCCGTGGGCGATGCCGGCGGCGGTCAGAAGCGGATGGGTGATGGGGGCCAGGTCGCTCATGCCCCCCACCTATATCAGGCGTCCCAGCCGGGCACGACCAGGGATCGGGGGGCGAAGATGGCGGCGGCCTTGAACAGGGTTCCCATCTGGTCGTCGCCGGTCAGCCGATCCAGCTGGCGCGCAATGACGTCGGCGGCGGCGGGCCGGCCGGC from Brevundimonas fontaquae includes these protein-coding regions:
- the pgeF gene encoding peptidoglycan editing factor PgeF translates to MSDLAPITHPLLTAAGIAHGFFTRAGGVSTGIYEGLNAGVGSKDEPAAVAENRRRVAGHFNADPGHLNGCYQIHSAVARVAEGPWHGDRPEGDAVVSAEPGLLCSVLTADCAPILMADPDTRIVAAVHAGWKGAMGGVIHSAVSAMQALGAEPRRVVAVVGPCIAPASYEVGVDFEDRFTHHDPGSDRFFHPGETDDKRQFDLPGFVLWRLQQAGIGQAVWTGHDTCAGTERFYSNRRAFQHGEPDFGRLIAVIGA